The Astatotilapia calliptera chromosome 17, fAstCal1.2, whole genome shotgun sequence genome has a segment encoding these proteins:
- the adipor2 gene encoding adiponectin receptor protein 2, which produces MSPREKADLPTSGSSTSHLSTAECPSHSGSVPECDDKKRVSEEDDRGRKEEETEEEEEDERNGDEGFMGMTPLLQAHHAMERMEEFVHKMWEGRWRVIPHDVLPDWLKDNDFLLHGHRPPMPSFRACFKSIFRIHTETGNIWTHLLGCLFFLCLGLMYMFRPNMSFVAPVQEKVVIGMFFLGAILCLSFSWLFHTVYCHSEGVSRVFSKLDYSGIAFLIMGSFVPWLYYSFYCSPQPCFIYLIVVCVLGLAAITVSQCDFFATPQYRGVRAGVFVGLGLSGVVPTLHFVISEGLIKATTIGQMGWLFLMATLYITGACLYAARIPERFFPGKCDIWFHSHQLFHILVVAGAFVHFHGVSNLQEFRFTAGGGCTEDGNL; this is translated from the exons ATGAGTCCACGGGAGAAAGCAGACTTGCCCACCTCAGGTTCTTCAACCAGTCACCTCAGCACCGCAGAGTGCCCCTCGCACAGTGGG aGCGTCCCAGAGTGCGACGACAAGAAAAGGGTAAGCGAAGAGGAtgacagaggaagaaaagaggaggaaacggaggaggaggaggaggatgagaggAACGGTGATGAAGGCTTCATGGGAATGACTCCACTCCTGCAAGCACACCACGCCATGGAGAGGATGGAGGAGTTTGTACACAag ATGTGGGAGGGTCGGTGGCGCGTCATTCCTCACGATGTACTCCCCGATTGGCTGAAGGACAACGACTTCCTGCTTCACGGCCACAGGCCTCCCATGCCTTCGTTTCGCGCCTGCTTCAAGAGCATCTTTAGAATCCACACAGAGACGGGAAACATCTGGACACACCTGCTag gctgtttgtttttcctctgtctgGGCCTGATGTACATGTTCAGACCCAACATGTCTTTTGTGGCTCCGGTCCAAGAGAAGGTGGTGATCGGGATGTTTTTCCTGGGAGCCATCCTCTGCCTTTCATTCTCCTGGCTCTTCCACACAGTCTACTGCCACTCTGAGGGCGTGTCCAGAGTCTTCTCCAA GTTGGACTACAGTGGGATCGCCTTCCTGATCATGGGCTCCTTCGTCCCCTGGTTGTATTATTCCTTCTACTGCTCCCCTCAGCCCTGCTTCATCTACCTGATAGTGGTCTGTGTACTAGGACTGGCTGCCATCACCGTATCACAGTGCGACTTCTTTGCCACTCCGCAGTACAGAGGAGTCAGAGCAG GCGTGTTTGTGGGCCTTGGTCTGAGTGGCGTGGTTCCCACCCTGCACTTTGTCATCAGTGAGGGTCTGATCAAGGCGACCACCATTGGCCAGATGGGCTGGCTGTTCCTCATGGCCACGCTCTACATCACCGGAGCCTGTCTGTACGCCGCCCGAATCCCCGAGAGGTTCTTCCCCGGCAAGTGTGACATCTGG TTTCACTCCCATCAGTTGTTCCACATCTTGGTGGTCGCCGGGGCTTTCGTTCACTTCCACGGCGTCTCCAACCTGCAGGAGTTTCGCTTCACGGCAGGAGGAGGCTGCACTGAGGATGGCAATCtctaa